From a region of the Agrobacterium larrymoorei genome:
- a CDS encoding class I SAM-dependent methyltransferase, translating to MNVEKRTQQKKAYKIWAPVYDNIYKGFLDRAQRELAHRAGQGGRDILEIGVGTGLVLPHYPRESVVTGIDISEEMLGKAKAKMARGDLPHVRELKVMDACHLQFEDGSFDVVTLPFVITLVPDTEQLLSECVRVLRPGGQIVIVIVSKISKGGGISGFVEDAVSPIAERVGLSTAYRLDKIEAWIGKHGNGFKLVENEAIPPFGFFRLLRLKRSLE from the coding sequence ATGAATGTCGAAAAACGCACGCAGCAGAAGAAAGCCTACAAGATATGGGCGCCCGTTTACGACAATATCTACAAGGGTTTTCTGGACCGGGCGCAGCGTGAACTGGCGCATAGAGCAGGGCAGGGCGGTCGCGATATTCTGGAAATAGGCGTCGGAACCGGTCTCGTCCTCCCTCACTATCCGCGCGAAAGCGTCGTCACCGGCATCGATATTTCCGAGGAGATGCTGGGTAAGGCGAAGGCCAAGATGGCCCGCGGCGACCTTCCTCATGTTCGCGAATTGAAGGTGATGGATGCGTGTCATCTTCAGTTCGAAGATGGCTCCTTCGATGTGGTGACGCTTCCATTCGTCATCACGCTCGTCCCGGATACGGAGCAGCTTTTGTCCGAATGCGTCCGCGTTCTGCGTCCGGGCGGACAGATCGTCATCGTCATCGTCAGCAAAATCAGCAAGGGCGGCGGTATTTCCGGTTTTGTCGAAGATGCCGTCTCGCCCATTGCCGAACGTGTCGGCCTCAGCACCGCCTATCGGCTGGACAAGATCGAGGCCTGGATCGGCAAGCACGGCAACGGTTTCAAGCTGGTTGAAAACGAAGCAATCCCGCCTTTCGGCTTCTTCAGACTTCTACGCCTGAAACGCTCGCTCGAATAG
- a CDS encoding DUF6894 family protein, translated as MPKYYFNVLTRDGRVEDPEGSDLPGLEEAYNSAIEDARALMSEAVLEGKDISSRNIEICDEKHSPVQIVPFRDALKVID; from the coding sequence ATGCCGAAATACTATTTCAACGTATTGACCAGGGACGGCAGGGTGGAGGACCCGGAAGGCAGCGATCTTCCCGGGCTGGAAGAAGCCTATAATTCCGCTATCGAAGATGCCCGTGCGCTGATGAGCGAGGCCGTTCTGGAAGGAAAGGATATCTCTTCGAGAAACATCGAAATCTGCGACGAGAAGCATTCACCGGTGCAGATCGTACCCTTTCGGGACGCGCTGAAGGTGATAGACTAA
- a CDS encoding sigma-70 family RNA polymerase sigma factor, with protein sequence METHVATTTSEIAVTEAQLEELRIGIADLNPALSAFARRFVRTEEEVDDLVQETMLRGLRAIHRFTPGTALKSWLFTIMRNTFCTRYKIAQRERVGLPLGVENTISTPPSQEWRLEHQQVMRAIGDLDADQKKALLLIADGTSYADAADLCGCRIGTIKSRVSRAREALRRDLY encoded by the coding sequence ATGGAAACTCATGTCGCCACGACCACATCCGAAATCGCCGTCACCGAGGCGCAGCTTGAAGAGTTGCGTATAGGTATCGCGGATTTGAACCCGGCCTTGTCCGCTTTCGCACGGCGTTTCGTGCGAACGGAAGAAGAGGTCGATGATCTCGTTCAGGAAACCATGCTGAGAGGCCTGCGCGCCATTCACCGCTTCACGCCCGGAACGGCGTTGAAATCCTGGCTTTTCACCATCATGCGCAATACATTCTGCACCCGTTATAAGATTGCCCAGCGCGAGCGTGTCGGTCTGCCTCTCGGCGTCGAAAACACGATTTCGACACCGCCTAGCCAAGAATGGCGGCTGGAACATCAGCAGGTCATGCGCGCCATTGGCGATCTCGATGCCGATCAGAAGAAGGCGCTTCTCTTGATTGCGGATGGTACCAGCTATGCCGACGCGGCCGATCTTTGCGGTTGCCGCATCGGCACTATCAAGAGCAGGGTCAGCCGCGCGCGTGAGGCGCTAAGGCGTGACCTGTACTGA
- a CDS encoding flavodoxin family protein, whose protein sequence is MTLKAICLNSTLKASKAEDPSSTAALLQLITAELAEYDVTSETVHLADFNIKPGVSSDEGEGDDWPSIREKVVAADILVIGTPIWLGQPSSVCKRALERMDAFLGETDDGGRMPSYGKVAAVAVVGNEDGAHHCSAELFQALNDVGFTIPANAVAYWVGEAMGSKNFVELEETPQAVKSAITMLAVNTVHLAKLLKANSYPANS, encoded by the coding sequence GTGACACTCAAAGCAATCTGTCTGAACAGCACTCTGAAAGCGAGCAAGGCGGAGGATCCATCTTCCACGGCGGCTCTGCTTCAGTTGATCACTGCGGAACTCGCTGAATATGATGTCACGAGCGAGACAGTCCATCTTGCAGATTTCAACATCAAACCTGGCGTTTCCTCCGACGAGGGTGAGGGTGACGATTGGCCTTCGATCCGAGAAAAGGTCGTTGCAGCCGATATTCTGGTCATCGGCACGCCGATCTGGCTTGGGCAACCATCCAGCGTGTGCAAACGCGCACTGGAGCGCATGGACGCATTCTTGGGTGAAACGGATGATGGAGGCCGAATGCCATCCTACGGCAAGGTGGCCGCTGTTGCCGTAGTGGGCAATGAAGATGGCGCGCATCACTGTTCCGCCGAGCTTTTTCAGGCGCTGAACGATGTCGGCTTTACCATTCCGGCCAATGCCGTGGCCTATTGGGTGGGCGAAGCCATGGGTTCCAAGAACTTCGTCGAGCTTGAGGAAACACCACAGGCCGTGAAGAGCGCGATCACTATGCTGGCCGTCAATACGGTTCATCTCGCCAAGCTTCTGAAGGCAAATTCCTACCCCGCCAATTCCTGA